The window NNNNNNNNNNNNNNNNNNNNNNNNNNNNNNNNNNNNNNNNNNNNNNCCCTCACCTTCGCCTTCGCCTTCGCCCTCGCCCTCACCTTCGCCTTCGCCTTCGCCCTCGCCCTCACCTTCGCCTTCGCCTTCGCCCTCGCCCTCGCCTTCGCCTTCGCCTTCGCCCGTGCCCGGAACGTATTCATACGCGCCAATGTCGTAATCCGAACCGTCGCCGGTGGGTCCGGCGCCAAGCCCGTCACCATCCATTCCGCGCGCTTGCCCGAGGAAATCCAACACGACAACCCCGCTGGCGGTATCGCCGGTATTTCGGCCGGTATCAATACAGGAAGAACCGGGTTTCAGCGCGCATACATCCAGTCCCAATCCAAGAAATTTGGGGTCGGCGTTTATATTGCCCGTACCCGCATATCCCCCGCGCACGTTGCAGTATGTGATAACCGGTTGCGAGACCGGATCGGAATTCTGGACGGGCGTCTCACCTTCTTTTCCCCAGAGAATGCAATTGGTCACGACCGGCGAGGACTTCAGATTGGCCAGCGACGCGCCCGCGCCGATTTTGGCATTCGGTTCGTTTCCGCCCGTCATGTTGGCGTTGGCCCGGTTGAACGCCAGCGTGCAATTCGTGATGACGGCATTCGCGCTGCTGTTGTAAATGCCCCCGCCCTCGACGCCCACGTTGCCCATGAAAACGCAGTTGACGATGCGCGGCGCGCACAGTTCGGCGTAAATGCCGCCGCCCCACAATCCGGCCTCGTTGTTTCTGAACAGGCACTCCGAGATTATCGAGGTGGATTCCTGCAGATTCACACCGCCGCCGTTTCCGATGCACAGGTTCGTGTCGAACCGGCATCCCTTGGCCACGATGGGGTTCTTCTCGCAGCAAAGGGCGCCCGCGATGACCCATGACATGTTTTCAGAAAAAACGCATCGTTCGAGTCGTCCGCCCCCGCGCGTCATGTAGACTGCCCCGCCCTTGGCGACAGCCATATTTTCCTCGAACAGGCAGTCGCGGAAGGTAGGCACGCCGCCCTCGCTGTAAATGGCGGCCCCGTACAGGCCCCTGTTTTTCGAAAACGTGCAATTGACGATACGGGGAGACGAACGAACGATATAGAGCCCCCCGCCGCGATCCTGGCCGGTTTCACTGCCCGTCGCGCGTCCGCCCTGGACGATCAGCCCGTCCAGCACGGCGTCGTCCGCCCCGACAATCACATGATAAGCCGCCGCGCCATTGCGCGCCTTGCTTCCGTCAATCACGGTCCGGCGCACGATCCAATCACGTTGGGCCCGTTCCGTTTCTGTGCCGTCGAATCCGCCGTATATCTCGATGCCGCGGCGTAAAACCAGCGCGCCGTTTGCATTGGACCGCGTTTCGTCGTAGATGCCTTCGCGCACCCAGACCTCGCCGCGCCCGAATTTGAAGAACGCCTTGTCAATGCCGCGTTGAAGACTCGAAAAAGCCGTTTCCCATGTGGTCCCATCCTGAAAATGCGACGGATTGTCGCGGTTTACATAAATAACGCGCCGTTCCGTTTCGCCTTCGCCCTCGCCTTCGCCCTCGCCTTCGCCTTCCCCCTCGCCCTCGCCTTCCCCGGCCGTGTCGGGCGCTTCGGCCGTGATACGTATCGAGATCTGTTGCAGTCCCCAGTAGACCATAATCTGGCCTTCATTCACCTTGCGCGTAAAGGCAGATGGTATCACGCGGACCTCGATGCCGGTCTTGTCGTTCGGCCCCGAACTGACACCCCCCGTCGGGGTCAACGCCATCCACGGCGCACTGACCACGGCTTCAAATCGAATGGGCGTCCCGGGCTGGCCGGTGTTCGTAACATAAAAGGTCCACACCGTTTCGTTCGGACGGAAATAATGGCTGGCCTCGGATACTGAAAGTTCCGGTCCTTTCTCGCGGGGACACCCCGTCAACGCAACGAAACACAATGCCGCAAATGCCGCCGCCATCCCCTTCGGGC is drawn from Candidatus Hydrogenedentota bacterium and contains these coding sequences:
- a CDS encoding right-handed parallel beta-helix repeat-containing protein, with translation MNRLKTMMRVCPKGMAAAFAALCFVALTGCPREKGPELSVSEASHYFRPNETVWTFYVTNTGQPGTPIRFEAVVSAPWMALTPTGGVSSGPNDKTGIEVRVIPSAFTRKVNEGQIMVYWGLQQISIRITAEAPDTAGEGEGEGEGEGEGEGEGEGETERRVIYVNRDNPSHFQDGTTWETAFSSLQRGIDKAFFKFGRGEVWVREGIYDETRSNANGALVLRRGIEIYGGFDGTETERAQRDWIVRRTVIDGSKARNGAAAYHVIVGADDAVLDGLIVQGGRATGSETGQDRGGGLYIVRSSPRIVNCTFSKNRGLYGAAIYSEGGVPTFRDCLFEENMAVAKGGAVYMTRGGGRLERCVFSENMSWVIAGALCCEKNPIVAKGCRFDTNLCIGNGGGVNLQESTSIISECLFRNNEAGLWGGGIYAELCAPRIVNCVFMGNVGVEGGGIYNSSANAVITNCTLAFNRANANMTGGNEPNAKIGAGASLANLKSSPVVTNCILWGKEGETPVQNSDPVSQPVITYCNVRGGYAGTGNINADPKFLGLGLDVCALKPGSSCIDTGRNTGDTASGVVVLDFLGQARGMDGDGLGAGPTGDGSDYDIGAYEYVPGTGEGEGEGEGEGEGEGEGEGEGEGEGEGEGEGEGEGEGEG